One window of the Tetragenococcus koreensis genome contains the following:
- the ylqF gene encoding ribosome biogenesis GTPase YlqF, translating to MTIQWYPGHMAKAKRQVSEKLQFVDIVFELVDGRLPISSRNPMLDQILQGKPRLVLINKADLADPSQTKQWETYFNKQGFAVLAINSQDNKGSKSILPKAKEALVEKLQREQQKGLKPRAIRAMVIGIPNVGKSTLLNRLAGKKKAKTGNSPGVTKGQQWIRYKNDLELLDTPGILWPKFEDQEIGKKLALTGAIKEQLFHQDDIALYGLDFFIQFYPEQLAKRYQLTQEDLQLPSPDLLMLITQKQGFQEDYEKGSQRVIHDIRDGKLGKYTLDRYEEMGE from the coding sequence ATGACCATCCAATGGTATCCTGGCCATATGGCGAAGGCCAAGCGTCAAGTATCAGAAAAATTGCAATTTGTTGATATTGTTTTTGAATTAGTTGATGGGCGATTGCCAATTTCTTCTAGAAATCCTATGTTAGATCAAATTTTGCAAGGAAAACCGCGTCTGGTATTAATCAATAAGGCTGATTTAGCTGATCCATCCCAAACAAAACAATGGGAAACATATTTTAATAAGCAGGGATTTGCGGTTCTAGCTATTAATTCGCAAGATAATAAAGGAAGCAAATCGATTTTACCGAAGGCTAAAGAAGCATTAGTGGAGAAACTACAACGTGAGCAGCAAAAGGGCCTAAAGCCTAGAGCAATCCGAGCTATGGTAATCGGTATTCCCAATGTAGGGAAATCAACCTTGTTAAACCGATTGGCTGGTAAAAAAAAGGCTAAAACGGGAAATAGTCCGGGTGTAACGAAAGGTCAACAATGGATTCGTTACAAAAATGATCTGGAATTATTAGATACGCCGGGAATTTTATGGCCAAAGTTTGAAGACCAAGAAATTGGTAAAAAGCTTGCTTTGACTGGGGCAATCAAAGAGCAATTGTTTCATCAAGATGACATCGCTCTTTATGGATTGGATTTTTTCATTCAATTTTATCCAGAACAACTTGCTAAACGTTATCAACTAACACAAGAAGACTTGCAACTTCCCTCTCCGGACTTGTTAATGCTGATTACTCAAAAGCAAGGTTTTCAGGAAGATTATGAGAAAGGTAGCCAGCGTGTTATCCATGATATAAGAGATGGCAAACTGGGAAAATATACCTTAGATCGTTATGAAGAAATGGGTGAGTAA
- the hslU gene encoding ATP-dependent protease ATPase subunit HslU, translating into MPNQEKTPKEIVNELDSYIIGQDQAKKSVAVALRNRYRRLQLDEKMQQDITPKNILMIGPTGVGKTEIARRLATIISAPFVKVEATKFTEVGYVGRDVESMIRDLVENAIQIVKKERYSGVYSQAEKKANRRLAKALAPGIKKEKRKNQNPYEQMMNMFNQGQQPEEAEEPEEELTDEIRSNRQAIFEQLQKGVLDNREVTIQVEEEKGQNPMMNNGLEQMGIDLSDAFSQLTPKKKIDRTLPVKDAREILIQEESGKLVNDADIHSEALHLAESSGIIFIDEIDKVTAKSEQSGEVSREGVQRDILPIVEGSQVNTKYGALQTDHILFIASGAFHVSKPSDLIPELQGRFPIRVELNDLNADDFVKILKEPNNALVKQYVALLETENVSVTFTKEAIEKIANIAFEVNRDTDNIGARRLHTILEKLLEDLLFEASDMQMGEISVTEAYVEDKLSDIAKNKDLSRYIL; encoded by the coding sequence ATGCCTAATCAAGAAAAAACACCTAAAGAAATTGTAAACGAATTAGATAGTTATATTATCGGACAAGATCAAGCAAAAAAATCTGTAGCTGTCGCATTGCGCAATCGTTATCGCCGTTTACAATTAGATGAAAAGATGCAACAAGATATTACACCCAAAAATATTTTAATGATTGGTCCTACTGGTGTCGGGAAAACAGAAATTGCTCGGCGCTTAGCAACAATTATTTCAGCACCATTTGTAAAAGTAGAAGCGACGAAATTTACAGAAGTCGGTTACGTAGGCCGGGACGTAGAGTCGATGATTCGTGATTTGGTTGAAAATGCGATCCAAATTGTGAAAAAAGAACGGTATAGCGGTGTTTATAGCCAAGCCGAAAAAAAGGCCAACCGCCGTTTAGCTAAAGCTTTAGCTCCGGGGATTAAAAAAGAAAAGCGGAAAAACCAAAACCCTTATGAACAAATGATGAACATGTTCAACCAAGGGCAACAACCTGAAGAAGCAGAAGAACCTGAAGAAGAGTTAACTGATGAAATTAGAAGCAATCGGCAAGCGATTTTTGAACAACTACAAAAAGGTGTTTTAGATAATCGCGAAGTCACGATTCAAGTTGAAGAAGAAAAAGGTCAGAACCCAATGATGAATAATGGGTTAGAACAAATGGGCATTGATTTGAGTGATGCTTTTTCACAATTGACGCCTAAGAAAAAAATCGATCGGACGTTACCAGTTAAAGATGCCAGAGAAATCTTAATTCAAGAGGAATCAGGCAAACTAGTTAATGATGCTGATATTCACAGCGAAGCGCTTCATCTGGCTGAATCCAGCGGTATTATCTTTATTGATGAAATCGACAAAGTGACTGCAAAATCAGAACAGTCTGGTGAAGTTTCGCGTGAAGGTGTACAACGAGATATTCTGCCGATCGTGGAAGGTTCTCAAGTGAATACCAAATACGGCGCATTACAAACAGATCACATTTTATTTATCGCTTCTGGTGCGTTCCATGTGTCTAAGCCAAGTGATCTTATTCCTGAATTACAAGGACGTTTCCCTATCCGGGTTGAACTAAACGATTTAAATGCTGATGACTTTGTTAAAATTCTAAAAGAGCCTAATAATGCACTAGTTAAACAATATGTTGCCTTATTAGAAACTGAAAATGTTAGCGTGACATTTACGAAGGAAGCGATCGAAAAAATTGCCAATATTGCTTTTGAAGTCAATCGCGATACTGATAATATCGGAGCTAGACGTTTGCATACAATTTTAGAAAAATTACTGGAAGACTTGTTATTTGAAGCTTCAGATATGCAAATGGGTGAAATTTCAGTTACCGAGGCTTATGTAGAAGATAAGTTATCTGACATTGCCAAAAATAAGGATTTAAGTCGCTATATTCTGTAA
- the hslV gene encoding ATP-dependent protease subunit HslV: MMESQFHSTTICAVEKDGKFAMAGDGQVTMGEQVIMKGTAQKVRRIYNGEVVVGFAGSVADAFTLEEKFEEKLNEYHGNLQRAAVELAQEWRTQRSMQKLEAMLIVMNKEEMLLVSGTGEVITPDDGILAIGSGGNFALASARAMRKYASEKLTAKEIAENALNIAADICIFTNHDINVEEC; this comes from the coding sequence ATAATGGAATCACAATTTCATTCAACAACTATATGTGCAGTCGAAAAAGATGGCAAATTTGCTATGGCTGGCGATGGTCAGGTAACCATGGGCGAACAAGTTATCATGAAAGGTACGGCACAAAAGGTTCGTCGTATCTATAATGGTGAAGTCGTTGTTGGCTTTGCTGGAAGCGTGGCGGACGCATTTACCCTAGAAGAAAAATTTGAAGAAAAATTAAATGAATATCATGGAAATTTACAAAGAGCCGCGGTTGAGCTAGCGCAAGAATGGCGTACTCAACGTTCAATGCAAAAACTTGAAGCGATGTTGATTGTCATGAATAAAGAAGAAATGTTATTAGTTTCTGGTACAGGGGAAGTTATTACGCCTGATGATGGCATTTTAGCCATTGGTTCTGGAGGAAATTTCGCACTAGCTTCTGCTAGAGCTATGCGTAAATATGCTAGTGAAAAATTGACGGCTAAAGAAATTGCTGAAAATGCCTTGAACATTGCAGCTGATATTTGTATTTTTACTAACCATGACATTAATGTGGAGGAATGTTAA
- the xerC gene encoding tyrosine recombinase XerC: protein MTKDWPSEYYRYLLIERGYSDKTKEAYEEDINNFFVFLKNSGDANYLKIDHRDVRVYLSELSEKNYSRNTVSRKIASLRSFYHFLLRHEVIEENPFSYIHLKKKNVKLPRFFYEKEIEALFDSVQGSKPLQQRDRALLEVLYGSGLRVSECALLTLKQIDWENSVLFIHGKGNKDRYVPFGAYAQEALEVYLSEGRSFLMEKYHKEHAFVFVNRLGDGITSTGIEYALNQVIKKSSLDSQIHPHMLRHTFATHLLNNGADMRTVQELLGHANLSTTQIYTHVTKENLQKNYRQFHPRA from the coding sequence ATGACAAAAGATTGGCCAAGTGAATACTATCGTTACCTCTTAATTGAACGCGGTTATTCCGATAAAACCAAAGAAGCGTATGAAGAAGATATTAATAATTTTTTCGTTTTTCTAAAAAATTCCGGTGATGCCAATTATTTGAAGATTGATCATCGTGATGTGCGGGTTTATTTAAGTGAACTAAGCGAAAAAAATTATAGTCGTAATACTGTCAGTCGTAAAATTGCCAGCTTGCGTTCTTTTTATCATTTTCTATTGAGACATGAAGTGATAGAGGAAAATCCTTTTTCTTATATTCATTTGAAAAAAAAGAATGTCAAACTCCCTCGCTTTTTTTATGAAAAGGAAATTGAGGCACTGTTTGATAGTGTTCAAGGATCGAAACCATTGCAGCAAAGAGACCGTGCGTTGTTAGAAGTCTTATATGGCTCTGGTTTGCGTGTTAGTGAGTGTGCATTATTAACACTTAAACAAATTGATTGGGAAAATAGTGTACTGTTTATTCACGGAAAAGGAAATAAAGATCGTTACGTGCCGTTTGGAGCGTATGCACAAGAAGCATTAGAAGTGTATTTATCTGAAGGGCGTTCTTTTTTGATGGAAAAATATCACAAAGAACATGCTTTTGTTTTTGTTAACCGTTTGGGTGATGGGATCACTTCAACGGGAATTGAGTATGCCTTAAATCAAGTGATTAAAAAGAGCAGTTTGGATTCGCAAATTCACCCACATATGCTACGCCACACATTTGCGACTCATTTATTGAATAATGGGGCTGATATGCGAACGGTACAAGAGTTATTAGGACACGCTAATTTATCAACGACTCAAATTTATACGCATGTAACTAAAGAAAATTTACAAAAAAATTATCGACAATTTCATCCAAGAGCATGA
- the dprA gene encoding DNA-processing protein DprA, which produces MRYEELSMIEKMVLKLTYCKGIGLIGKWKIVKFYEKFHAEKFFAEDVIQIAQINQYKGMFRDSFRSISDDWLQEKLQHQQYVTWLSPDYPQELLELPYPPLVIFYEGNLALLEYPRLAFVGARQSTNYSAQVLHKLLPTIVKRRFVIVSGLAKGVDRISHEIAIRSGGSTIGVVGSGLDICYPREVTALFGEMKKNHLVLSEYPQGTGIKKHHFPMRNRIIAGLSKATCVIEAKERSGSLITAQLALDYGKDVFAIPGEILTGQSDGCHRLIQDGAKCVISVQDILEDLTDF; this is translated from the coding sequence TTGCGTTACGAAGAACTGTCAATGATTGAAAAAATGGTACTAAAGCTGACTTATTGTAAGGGAATTGGGCTCATCGGCAAATGGAAGATTGTGAAATTCTATGAAAAATTTCATGCTGAAAAGTTTTTTGCTGAAGATGTGATTCAGATTGCTCAAATTAATCAGTACAAAGGAATGTTTCGTGATAGTTTTCGGTCAATTAGTGATGACTGGTTACAAGAAAAATTGCAACACCAGCAATATGTCACTTGGTTATCGCCAGATTATCCGCAAGAGTTATTAGAGCTTCCTTATCCGCCACTGGTTATATTTTATGAAGGAAACCTTGCTCTGTTAGAGTATCCTCGTTTGGCTTTTGTAGGTGCGCGGCAGTCTACAAATTACTCTGCTCAAGTTCTTCATAAATTACTTCCTACTATCGTAAAGCGGCGATTTGTCATAGTTAGTGGACTAGCTAAAGGGGTCGACCGTATAAGTCATGAAATAGCAATTCGTTCAGGCGGTTCGACTATTGGCGTTGTAGGCAGTGGTTTGGATATTTGTTATCCACGAGAAGTGACAGCTTTATTTGGCGAGATGAAGAAAAATCACTTAGTGTTAAGCGAGTATCCGCAAGGTACAGGGATTAAAAAACATCATTTTCCTATGCGTAATCGAATTATTGCTGGGTTAAGTAAAGCCACCTGCGTTATTGAAGCAAAAGAACGCAGTGGTTCTTTGATTACAGCTCAACTGGCATTGGACTATGGCAAAGACGTTTTTGCTATTCCAGGCGAAATTTTAACTGGACAATCTGATGGCTGTCATCGACTTATTCAAGATGGCGCTAAATGCGTTATTTCGGTGCAAGACATCTTAGAAGATTTAACTGATTTTTAA
- the topA gene encoding type I DNA topoisomerase, producing the protein MAYKYLVIVESPAKAKTIEKYLGRNYKVVASVGHIRDLPKSKMGIDVENNYEPYYITIRGKGDVTKDLKKHAKKAEKVYLASDPDREGEAIAWHLSYILGLDLHDKNRVVFNEITKDAVKEAFKEPRSIDLDLVDAQQARRILDRLVGYSISPMLWRKVKKGLSAGRVQSVALKMIIDREKEIRNFTPEEYWSIDGNFKKGRKKFKANFWGVDGKKKKLPNEEAVKEVTSRISGKDYDVTKVEKKERKRNPAAPFTTSNLQQEAARKLNFRTGKTMMIAQQLYEGISLGKGGTTGLITYMRTDSKRIADSAKQEVTDFIEQTYGKSYAAHSNKKLKNAQGAQDAHEAIRPTSALRTPESIEKYLDKDQMKLYRLIWSRFVASQMKPAILDTVKATLNQNGVIFVANGSKVKFKGFMEVYVEGRDDGKKDKENILPELASGDVVQSEDITPNQHFTQPPARFSEATLIRTLEENGVGRPSTYAPTLQTIQKRYYVKLAQKRFEPTELGEIVNNLIEDFFPEIVDVSFTAGMEEDLDHIEEGKEEWVKVIDRFYQPFEKELDTAEEKMEKIQIKDEPAGFDCDVCGHPMVIKLGRYGKFYACSNFPECRNTKPIVKEIGVTCPKCQKGQVIERKSKKNRIFYGCDRYPECDFISWDKPVGRACPKCDHYLVEKKKKGGKQVVCSNCDYKEDVQK; encoded by the coding sequence ATGGCTTATAAATATTTGGTGATCGTGGAATCGCCAGCGAAAGCGAAAACGATCGAAAAATATCTTGGTCGTAATTATAAAGTTGTAGCCAGTGTTGGCCACATTCGTGATTTACCAAAAAGTAAAATGGGAATTGATGTTGAAAATAATTATGAACCATATTATATTACTATTCGCGGAAAAGGCGATGTGACCAAAGATCTAAAAAAACATGCTAAAAAAGCAGAAAAAGTTTATCTTGCTAGTGACCCGGATAGAGAAGGGGAAGCAATTGCTTGGCATTTATCTTATATTTTAGGATTAGACCTGCATGATAAAAATCGAGTGGTTTTTAATGAAATTACTAAAGATGCTGTCAAAGAAGCTTTTAAAGAGCCTAGATCAATTGATCTAGACTTAGTGGATGCTCAACAAGCGCGGCGGATATTGGACCGTTTAGTGGGTTATTCCATTAGTCCTATGCTTTGGCGTAAAGTGAAAAAAGGGCTAAGCGCTGGGCGTGTTCAATCGGTTGCACTTAAAATGATTATTGACCGAGAAAAAGAAATTCGTAATTTTACTCCAGAAGAATATTGGAGTATTGATGGAAACTTCAAAAAAGGACGCAAAAAATTTAAAGCGAATTTTTGGGGCGTTGACGGTAAAAAGAAAAAATTGCCTAACGAAGAAGCGGTCAAAGAAGTTACCTCACGTATATCAGGTAAAGATTACGATGTAACAAAAGTTGAGAAAAAAGAACGTAAAAGAAATCCCGCAGCTCCTTTTACCACTAGTAATTTGCAACAAGAAGCTGCACGTAAATTAAATTTTCGTACTGGGAAAACGATGATGATTGCTCAACAATTGTATGAAGGAATTTCGTTAGGAAAAGGCGGCACAACTGGGCTAATTACCTATATGCGTACCGACTCCAAACGTATTGCTGACAGTGCTAAACAAGAAGTGACTGATTTTATTGAACAAACCTATGGAAAAAGTTACGCTGCACACAGTAATAAAAAATTAAAAAACGCGCAAGGCGCACAAGATGCCCATGAAGCAATTCGTCCTACTAGTGCGCTGCGAACTCCAGAATCGATTGAAAAATATCTAGATAAAGATCAAATGAAGTTGTATCGGTTAATTTGGTCTCGTTTTGTTGCTAGTCAAATGAAACCAGCGATTCTTGATACTGTAAAGGCTACGCTAAACCAAAACGGTGTTATCTTTGTGGCAAATGGATCAAAAGTTAAGTTTAAAGGATTTATGGAAGTGTACGTTGAAGGACGCGATGATGGTAAAAAGGACAAAGAAAATATTTTGCCAGAATTAGCTTCCGGTGATGTTGTACAATCAGAAGATATCACACCTAACCAACACTTTACTCAACCACCGGCTCGTTTTAGTGAAGCAACATTGATTCGGACTTTGGAGGAAAATGGTGTAGGTCGCCCGTCAACTTATGCTCCTACTCTACAGACGATCCAAAAACGTTATTATGTCAAACTTGCGCAAAAGCGTTTTGAACCAACTGAATTGGGTGAGATTGTCAACAATCTGATTGAAGATTTCTTTCCTGAAATTGTCGACGTTTCCTTTACTGCTGGGATGGAAGAAGATCTAGACCATATTGAAGAAGGCAAAGAAGAATGGGTCAAAGTTATCGATCGTTTTTACCAGCCTTTTGAAAAGGAATTGGATACTGCTGAAGAAAAAATGGAAAAGATCCAAATCAAGGATGAGCCAGCCGGTTTTGATTGTGATGTTTGTGGCCACCCGATGGTTATTAAATTAGGGCGCTACGGGAAATTTTACGCCTGCAGCAATTTCCCTGAATGTCGTAACACCAAACCGATTGTTAAAGAAATTGGTGTTACTTGTCCTAAATGTCAAAAAGGACAAGTGATCGAAAGAAAATCGAAAAAGAATCGCATTTTTTATGGTTGCGATCGTTATCCAGAGTGTGACTTTATTTCATGGGATAAACCAGTAGGTCGCGCTTGTCCAAAATGTGATCATTACTTGGTAGAGAAAAAGAAAAAAGGTGGCAAACAAGTCGTTTGCTCTAATTGCGATTATAAGGAAGATGTGCAAAAATAA
- a CDS encoding ISLre2 family transposase translates to MESIITDLVKVMKEETSFLRREKAMMHFFSQLIIFLAQEAFRQLDDELFIEAKAQGYQSDRKSSRTVTFLFGTVTFHRRRMKNAAGDIYYPLDKFLGIRKGSRYSSLVLRNVAELGSMMVYRHVAKAIDCLTSWSMSHQNVQQLVVQTGTLIQARSTREERYDGVVEKKKVPFLYLEGDGVQIHGQKKQSLEIHRFQVCEGKQKDGQRSTLIHPYFISDLNRQKAQREMMHYLQANYDLRDTVVVSNSDGGSGYEKAVFDELALGCLRHEHFRDRYHVQRKVKERLYFVPQLQPKMQEALRQYDWDKVQTCLDTAESLIEEDEEKANEQLRLLSAYFIRNWPYLRPLKDRGIQDPKACIGTIESTHRKITYRMKRQGRLWTKTGATAMIQVIDSLRNHEINGWLNQYDERPQADVEREQKWKKMKRAVQKKPKFYSHEGAFSGQIAEGYAKSSPLGQFSNNLKQLNPTPHYL, encoded by the coding sequence ATGGAGTCTATTATAACAGATTTAGTTAAAGTAATGAAGGAGGAAACCTCCTTTTTAAGACGAGAAAAGGCGATGATGCACTTCTTTTCCCAACTGATCATTTTCTTAGCACAAGAGGCCTTTCGCCAGTTAGATGATGAGCTTTTTATCGAAGCCAAAGCGCAAGGCTATCAAAGTGATCGAAAAAGCTCCCGGACGGTGACCTTTCTTTTTGGCACCGTGACCTTCCATCGAAGACGAATGAAAAACGCGGCAGGCGATATTTATTACCCGCTCGATAAGTTTTTAGGGATTCGTAAAGGAAGCCGTTATAGTTCATTGGTGCTGCGAAACGTCGCTGAGTTAGGTTCGATGATGGTCTATCGCCATGTCGCCAAAGCCATTGATTGTTTAACGTCGTGGAGTATGAGCCATCAAAATGTCCAGCAGTTAGTTGTTCAAACCGGAACACTTATTCAAGCAAGAAGCACGCGTGAAGAACGTTATGACGGGGTTGTAGAGAAGAAAAAAGTGCCATTTCTTTATCTGGAAGGGGACGGTGTGCAAATTCATGGACAGAAAAAACAATCCCTCGAAATTCATCGTTTTCAAGTGTGTGAAGGAAAGCAAAAAGATGGCCAACGCTCGACGTTGATCCACCCGTATTTTATCAGTGATCTGAATCGACAAAAAGCCCAACGAGAAATGATGCATTATCTCCAGGCGAATTACGATTTGAGAGATACGGTTGTGGTTTCCAACAGTGATGGGGGTTCAGGTTATGAAAAAGCGGTCTTTGACGAATTGGCGCTCGGTTGTTTACGACATGAGCACTTCCGCGATCGCTATCACGTGCAGCGAAAAGTCAAAGAGCGTTTGTATTTCGTCCCCCAACTTCAACCGAAAATGCAGGAAGCCCTTCGACAGTATGATTGGGATAAAGTCCAAACGTGTTTAGATACTGCGGAGAGTTTGATCGAGGAAGACGAAGAAAAAGCGAATGAGCAGCTGCGCCTTCTATCGGCTTATTTCATACGGAACTGGCCCTATTTACGTCCGCTGAAAGATCGAGGGATTCAAGATCCTAAAGCCTGTATTGGCACCATTGAAAGTACGCATCGAAAGATCACCTATCGAATGAAACGGCAAGGCCGATTATGGACGAAGACAGGCGCCACCGCTATGATTCAAGTGATTGATAGTCTTCGAAACCATGAAATTAACGGATGGCTCAATCAATATGATGAACGCCCTCAGGCGGACGTTGAGCGGGAACAAAAGTGGAAAAAAATGAAACGCGCTGTTCAGAAAAAACCGAAATTTTATTCGCATGAAGGAGCTTTTAGCGGACAAATCGCGGAAGGCTATGCGAAGAGTTCTCCGCTAGGCCAGTTTTCGAACAATCTTAAGCAATTAAATCCAACTCCCCATTACTTATGA
- a CDS encoding ribonuclease HII: protein MAKEAISMIKSRLLEVESIEDPYVTQLQADERKGVQKLLLQLEKRLAKEQALKEQFYTMQSFERSCYKNGHHLVAGIDEVGRGPLAGPVVAAAVILPEDSVILGLNDSKQLSEKKRLALADEIREQAVAVGIGEISAEKIDQVNIYQASKLAMTEAVENLTMAPGHLLIDAMSLDLSIPQEKIIKGDARSVSIAAASIIAKVYRDRLMKEYHNQYPYYAFDRNAGYGTQAHLTGLAEHGITSIHRKSYAPIKKYL from the coding sequence ATGGCAAAAGAAGCAATCTCTATGATAAAATCCCGTTTGCTCGAGGTTGAGTCAATCGAAGATCCTTACGTTACGCAATTGCAAGCAGATGAACGGAAAGGCGTGCAGAAACTTTTGCTACAATTAGAAAAACGATTGGCAAAAGAACAAGCATTAAAAGAACAATTTTATACCATGCAGTCTTTTGAACGTTCATGTTATAAAAATGGACATCATTTGGTTGCAGGCATTGATGAAGTTGGACGAGGTCCGCTGGCAGGGCCAGTTGTGGCAGCAGCGGTTATTCTACCAGAAGACAGCGTTATCCTTGGGCTAAATGATTCTAAGCAATTAAGCGAAAAAAAACGATTAGCGCTGGCTGATGAGATACGAGAACAAGCGGTAGCAGTTGGGATTGGTGAAATTTCTGCTGAAAAAATTGATCAGGTGAATATTTATCAAGCGAGCAAGCTTGCTATGACCGAAGCGGTTGAAAATTTGACAATGGCACCGGGCCATTTGTTGATTGATGCGATGTCATTAGACCTTTCAATTCCGCAAGAAAAAATCATAAAAGGCGATGCAAGAAGTGTATCTATCGCTGCTGCAAGTATTATTGCTAAAGTTTATCGAGATCGTTTGATGAAAGAGTACCACAATCAGTACCCTTATTATGCCTTTGACCGAAATGCTGGTTACGGCACTCAGGCTCATTTGACCGGGTTAGCCGAACACGGGATTACGTCAATTCATCGAAAATCGTATGCACCAATAAAAAAATATTTATAA
- the lepB gene encoding signal peptidase I yields MNKERFFEWFWLIIKYSFAAGILALLLRGFLLIPIPVQGSSMEDTMSQGDMVLVERLSSVKRFDVVVFNLPNGSTYVKRVIGLPGESVSYRDDQLYIDGEKVDEPFLEDNLYEDDESIPYTYDFDFEELMGVKKLGKDSYFVIGDNRRLSKDSRSFGAISEDEILGTAHFVYYPLQHMKII; encoded by the coding sequence ATGAATAAAGAACGATTTTTCGAATGGTTTTGGCTGATAATAAAATATTCATTTGCGGCTGGAATACTGGCACTTTTACTTCGTGGTTTTTTGTTGATTCCTATACCAGTCCAAGGAAGTTCGATGGAAGATACTATGTCACAAGGAGATATGGTGCTAGTTGAGCGTTTATCAAGTGTCAAACGCTTTGATGTCGTTGTTTTCAATCTTCCTAATGGTAGCACCTATGTCAAACGAGTTATCGGGCTGCCAGGCGAATCCGTCAGTTATAGAGACGATCAGCTGTATATCGATGGTGAAAAAGTAGACGAACCGTTTTTAGAAGATAATCTATATGAAGATGATGAGTCAATTCCTTATACCTATGATTTTGATTTTGAAGAATTGATGGGTGTAAAAAAATTGGGTAAGGATAGTTACTTTGTCATTGGTGATAACCGTCGTCTTTCCAAAGATAGTCGCTCTTTTGGGGCGATTTCAGAGGATGAGATCCTCGGCACTGCCCATTTTGTTTATTATCCCCTACAGCATATGAAAATTATTTGA